AGCTGCTGCGCCAGGCAAAACGTGAATATCCGCAGCTCGACAGCATCTTCTGCACCAACGATGACTTAGCGATTGGTGCGGCGTTTGAGTGCCAGCGTCAGGGGCTACGTATCCCGGAAGATATGGCGATTGCCGGGTTCCACGGCCACGATATCGGGCAGGTTATGGAGCCCCGTCTGGCTAGCGTGCTCACCCCGCGAGAGCGCATGGGGCGTATCGGGGCAGAGCGTCTGCTGGCGCGTATTCGCGGCGAAATCATTACCCCGAAGATGCTCGATTTAGGCTTTACGCTGTCGCCTGGTGGCTCGATCTAGGCCGAAAATTTTATTTGATACAGCTCACAGTTATACGCTTTGCAAACTAATGGTTATTGCTTATTGTCCATCCAGACCGGAAAATGTTATCGGTAACTGTTACCCGTAACAAGATCAGGCGTATTGCTTGTTTCAGAGTCGGAGCCATCATGAGCACTACTAATCACGACCACCATATTTATGTCCTGATGGGCGTCTCCGGCAGCGGTAAATCCGCCGTTGCCAGCGAAGTTGCCCATCGGCTGAACGCCGCGTTTCTTGACGGCGATTTCCTGCATCCCCGCAGCAATATCCTGAAAATGGCCTCTGGCGAGCCGCTGAACGACGACGACCGCACCCCGTGGCTTAAGGCGTTAAATGACGCCGCGTTTGCGATGCAGCGTACCAACAAAGTTTCGCTGATCGTCTGTTCGGCGCTGAAAAAACACTATCGCGATCTGCTCCGTGACGGTAACCCGAACCTCTCCTTTATCTATATGAAAGGCGATTTCGGGGTGATCGAAAGCCGTCTGAAGGCCCGCAAAGGCCACTTCTTTAAAACTCAGATGCTGGTGACCCAGTTCGAAACCCTGGAAGAGCCCCAGGCGGATGAGAAAGACGTACTGGTTGTGGATATCGATCAGCCGCTGGACGGCGTTGTCGCCAGCACCCTCGCATTAATCAACAAAGGCAGCGCAGAGTGAGTACATTAACGCTTGTTTTAACGGCAGTCGGCTCCGTGCTGTTACTGCTGTTTTTAGTGATGAAGGCACGTATGCACGCCTTCGTGGCCTTGATGGTGGTTTCTATTGGCGCCGGTTTGTTCTCCGGCATGCCGCTCGACAAAATCGCCGATACCATGCAGAAGGGCATGGGCGGTACGCTGGGCTTCCTGGCTATTGTGGTCGCGCTTGGCGCCATGTTCGGCAAAATCTTGCATGAAACCGGCGCGGTGGATCAGATAGCCGTCAAGATGCTGAAATCGTTCGGCCACAGCCGTGCGCACTATGCGATCGGCCTGGCGGGTTTGATTTGTGCGCTACCTCTGTTCTTTGAGGTGGCCATTGTCCTGCTGATCAGCGTGGCGTTCTCGATGGCGCGCCATACCGGCACCAATCTGGTGAAGCTGGTGATCCCGCTGTTTGCGGGCGTAGCCGCCGCTGCCGCGTTCCTGTTGCCGGGGCCAGCGCCGATGCTGCTGGCATCGCAAATGCACGCCGACTTTGGCTGGATGATCCTGATTGGCCTGTGCGCCGCGATCCCGGGCATGATCATTGCCGGGCCGCTGTTCGGGAACTTCATCAGCAAATTTGTTGAGCTGAAAATCCCCGACGATATCTCTGAGCCGCACCTGGGCGAAGGCAAGCTGCCCTCCTTTGGTTTTAGCCTGTCGTTGATTCTGCTGCCGCTGGTGCTGGTTGGTCTGAAAACGATTGCCGCTCGCTTTACTGCGCCGGGCTCCTCGCTGTACGAATGGCTCGAGTTCATCGGCCACCCGTTCACCGCGATTCTGGTGGCCTGTCTGGTGGCGATTTATGGCCTGGCTTACCGCCAGGGAATGGATAAAGAGAAAGTGATGGCGGTGTGCGGCCAGGCGCTGCAGCCAGCGGGCATTATCCTGCTGGTTATCGGTGCCGGTGGCGTGTTCAAACAGGTGCTGGTTGACTCCGGCGTGGGCCCGGCTCTGGGTGAAGCGCTGACCGGTATGGGCCTGCCTATCGCCATTACCTGCTTCGTGCTGGCGGCGGCGGTACGTATTATTCAGGGCTCCGCTACCGTAGCCTGCCTGACAGCCGTTGGCCTGGTGATGCCGGTGATCGAACAGCTGCATTATAACGGCGCGCAGATGGCGGCGCTGTCTGTCTGTATCGCGGGCGGCTCTATCGTCGTGAGCCACGTGAACGACGCGGGCTTCTGGCTGTTCGGTAAGTTTACCGGCGCATCCGAAGCGCAGACGCTGAAGACCTGGACGATGATGGAAACCATCCTCGGCACTACCGGGGCGATTGTCGGGATGATTGCCTTCAGCCTGCTGAGCTAAAACATTCTGACCAGAAAAAAGGCAGCTCTCATCGGAGGCTGCCTTTTTTGTTGCTTCTGATCAGGCCCTCTCCCTTTTAGGCAGAGGGCCTTGTTTTATCCCCGCATCCAGGCACGGATCCCGTCGAGGAACATCTGGGTGGAAATCATAATCAGCACCAGCCCCATCAGACGCTCGAGGGCGTTAACCCCTTTTTCACCCAGCAGGCGCAGGAACAGGGATGACTGCAGAAGAATCGCGACGGTACCGCCCCAGGCCAGCATCAGCGCGGCCACCAGATGCCCCATCTGGTTGGGGTACTGGTGCGACAGCAGCATCAGCGT
This region of Cedecea lapagei genomic DNA includes:
- the gntK gene encoding gluconokinase, translating into MSTTNHDHHIYVLMGVSGSGKSAVASEVAHRLNAAFLDGDFLHPRSNILKMASGEPLNDDDRTPWLKALNDAAFAMQRTNKVSLIVCSALKKHYRDLLRDGNPNLSFIYMKGDFGVIESRLKARKGHFFKTQMLVTQFETLEEPQADEKDVLVVDIDQPLDGVVASTLALINKGSAE
- the gntU gene encoding gluconate transporter gives rise to the protein MSTLTLVLTAVGSVLLLLFLVMKARMHAFVALMVVSIGAGLFSGMPLDKIADTMQKGMGGTLGFLAIVVALGAMFGKILHETGAVDQIAVKMLKSFGHSRAHYAIGLAGLICALPLFFEVAIVLLISVAFSMARHTGTNLVKLVIPLFAGVAAAAAFLLPGPAPMLLASQMHADFGWMILIGLCAAIPGMIIAGPLFGNFISKFVELKIPDDISEPHLGEGKLPSFGFSLSLILLPLVLVGLKTIAARFTAPGSSLYEWLEFIGHPFTAILVACLVAIYGLAYRQGMDKEKVMAVCGQALQPAGIILLVIGAGGVFKQVLVDSGVGPALGEALTGMGLPIAITCFVLAAAVRIIQGSATVACLTAVGLVMPVIEQLHYNGAQMAALSVCIAGGSIVVSHVNDAGFWLFGKFTGASEAQTLKTWTMMETILGTTGAIVGMIAFSLLS